A section of the Malus sylvestris chromosome 17, drMalSylv7.2, whole genome shotgun sequence genome encodes:
- the LOC126612123 gene encoding uncharacterized protein LOC126612123, with product MRTLIRVCSTREEDRHSPSSNTATCSPEMVFSGKQVFPVDYEAEVSQRLLEASLSGDLKSALECVADPFVDVNFVGAVLLKARKCELLLRDESASEVRVHYQEFKTDVTALFLAVHAGNVALVKKLLSIGADVNQKLFRGFATTAAVREGHLEILEILLKAGASQPACEEALLEASCHGHARLVDRLMASDLIRPHIAVHAIVTASCRGFADVVDTLMKCGVDASAADRMLLQSSKPALHTNVDCSALVAAVVSRQVPIIRLLLQAGVRTDVNVRLGAWSWDPATGEEFRVGAGLAEPYPITWCAVEYFEASGSVLHMLLQGLSPDTPHCGRTLLHHAILCGNAGAVRVLLSCGANVESPVKATGGTRFNPIHMAACLGLPTIVQCLTESGCDMNSKTDSGETAVMICAKYKHEECLRVLAAAGADFGLVNAAGQSVSSIARAARWSLGFQQALMCIMSDGKMPKSSNFSVFSPLMFAAQAGDIEALKAVVGSGEFDIDYQDDKGFTAVMITALKGHVEAFRFLVYAGADVKLCNKSGETAITLSEISQNRDLFEKVMLEYALEKGNRYAGGFYALHCAARRGDVDAVKLLTSRGYDVNVPDGDGYTPLMLAAREGYGLMCELLISHGANLDVKNAKGETPLSLARKSGGGLKNEAERVMLDELARKLVLGGARVQKHTKGGKGCPHGKEMRMVGTVGMLCWGKSNRRNVICREAEVGPSPAFRRNRRSKSDADEPGVFRVVTTKNKAVHFVCEGGVESAELWVRGIKLVTKEALSVIGAS from the exons ATGCGAACTCTCATTCGAGTTTGCAGCACCAGAGAAGAAGACCGCCACTCTCCAAGCTCAAATACCGCCACGTGTTCGCCGGAAATGGTATTCTCCGGCAAACAGGTGTTCCCGGTGGACTACGAGGCCGAGGTTTCGCAGCGACTGCTCGAAGCCTCGCTCTCCGGCGATCTGAAATCGGCGCTGGAGTGCGTCGCCGATCCGTTCGTGGACGTTAACTTCGTCGGCGCTGTGCTCCTCAAAGCGAGGAAGTGTGAGTTGTTGCTGCGCGACGAGTCGGCGAGCGAAGTCCGCGTCCACTACCAGGAGTTCAAAACCGACGTCACGGCTCTATTCCTCGCCGTTCATGCTGGAAACGTCGCTTTGGTGAAGAAATTACTG AGCATTGGTGCTGATGTAAATCAGAAACTCTTCAGGGGCTTCGCGACAACAGCAGCAGTGAGAGAGGGCCACCTTGAGATTCTAGAGATCCTACTGAAAGCTGGAGCATCTCAACCAGCCTGTGAGGAAGCTCTATTGGAGGCAAGTTGTCATGGACATGCTAGGCTTGTTGACCGGCTTATGGCCTCTGATTTGATTCGGCCCCATATTGCCGTGCATGCTATTGTCACGGCCAGCTGCAGGGGGTTTGCTGATGTGGTGGACACTCTCATGAAG TGTGGTGTGGATGCAAGTGCCGCTGATAGGATGCTGCTTCAATCGTCTAAGCCAGCTCTTCACACTAATGTTGACTGTAGTGCACTTGTGGCTGCAGTTGTGAGTAGGCAGGTCCCAATCATACGTTTGCTGCTACAG gcCGGTGTGAGGACGGATGTCAATGTGAGGTTGGGAGCATGGTCATGGGACCCAGCTACAGGGGAAGAGTTTCGGGTTGGGGCAGGGTTGGCGGAGCCATATCCCATTACCTGGTGTGCTGTGGAGTATTTTGAAGCAAGCGGTTCTGTCTTGCACATGCTACTCCAAGGCCTTTCTCCGGATACCCCTCATTGTGGAAGAACTCTCCTGCACCACGCTATTCTATGCGGTAATGCAGGAGCTGTCCGTGTGCTCTTAAGTTGTGGTGCCAATGTAGAATCACCCGTTAAAGCAACTGGTGGTACCAGGTTTAATCCGATACACATGGCTGCCTGCCTTGGTTTGCCAACAATCGTTCAATGTTTAACTGAATCTGGATGTGATATGAACTCCAAGACTGATTCTGGCGAGACAGCTGTAATGATCTGCGCAAAATACAAGCATGAAGAATGTCTCAGAGTATTGGCGGCTGCTGGTGCTGATTTTGGCTTGGTTAATGCGGCTGGTCAGTCTGTTAGTTCGATTGCCAGGGCAGCTAGGTGGTCACTTGGTTTTCAGCAGGCGTTGATGTGTATAATGAGTGACGGAAAGATGCCCAAATCCAGCAACTTTTCTGTTTTCTCTCCCCTGATGTTTGCAGCTCAAGCCGGCGATATTGAGGCCTTGAAAGCCGTAGTTGGTTCAGGAGAATTTGACATCGATTATCAAGATGATAAAGGTTTCACCGCCGTTATGATCACTGCTTTGAAGGGGCACGTTGAAGCATTCAGGTTTCTGGTTTATGCAGGGGCTGATGTAAAACTGTGTAACAAGTCTGGTGAGACTGCAATTACTCTATCAGAAATAAGCCAAAACCGTGACCTATTTGAGAAGGTAATGCTCGAATATGCACTAGAAAAGGGCAATCGTTACGCTGGAGGGTTCTACGCTCTGCATTGTGCAGCACGCCGTGGGGATGTGGATGCAGTCAAATTGTTAACAAGTAGGGGATATGATGTGAATGTCCCTGACGGAGATGGTTACACTCCGCTCATGTTAGCGGCTAGGGAAGGTTACGGTCTCATGTGTGAACTCTTGATATCTCACGGGGCAAACTTGGATGTCAAGAATGCCAAAGGCGAAACACCGCTTTCGCTTGCGAGGAAAAGCGGCGGTGGTCTGAAAAATGAGGCAGAGCGGGTGATGCTAGATGAGCTTGCTCGCAAGCTGGTGCTAGGTGGGGCGCGTGTCCAGAAGCATACAAAGGGAGGGAAAGGCTGCCCTCATGGGAAAGAGATGAGGATGGTGGGAACTGTAGGGATGCTCTGCTGGGGGAAATCAAACCGGAGAAATGTGATATGCCGGGAGGCGGAGGTGGGGCCTAGTCCAGCCTTTAGGAGGAACCGGAGGAGCAAGAGCGATGCAGATGAACCCGGAGTGTTTAGGGTGGTGACTACCAAGAACAAGGCGGTGCATTTTGTGTGTGAAGGCGGGGTTGAAAGCGCCGAGCTTTGGGTGAGGGGTATAAAGCTTGTGACCAAGGAGGCTCTTTCGGTGATCGGAGCGTCATGA